The following are from one region of the Streptomyces changanensis genome:
- a CDS encoding 2Fe-2S iron-sulfur cluster-binding protein translates to MTTDETGNEEQRRGGGWQPTPQGEYDGDATAFVQLPPDVGLDGIPLEAPGHGYVPPHIPDPHATAQWDFHDALASGPATTGGSAPTGQWAVPVAPGDLPEESGEYALGTREQTQTYGGGQPLAAWADGTAPATLPGGAAAPWAVPARPEPTTDTAPPEGPSPDAGYAYGTDYGTDYATGHGSGYDGDRGTDYGTGHGADDGAAYLPGHGPQAPGTPEPPTSGTAPDGPVPGESGPAAPDHGLPEHAAPDHGLPEHAAPDHGLPEHAAPDHGLTQHAAPDHGLTQHAAPDHGLPDHGLPEHAAPDHGLTQHAAPDHGLPDHGLPEHAAPDHGLTQHAAPDHGLTQHAAPDHGLPDHGLPEHAAADHDVPGPDAADPVAEPPATAGPEQYAPAADPAYPHHDPDPARAAAPIGTTADAPATADGPATADAAAPDGDPAPEAQALPEAEALPETQTLPEPEPEPEPEPGPEPVPVATGDEHPHVSYVLRVNGADRPVTDAWIGESLLYVLRERLGLAGAKDGCSQGECGACNVQVDGRLVASCLVPAATAAGSEVRTVEGLAAGGEPSDVQRALARCGAVQCGFCIPGMAMTVHDLLEGNHAPSDVEARQALSGNLCRCTGYQGALRAVREVVAERTAAQRTGGTAGGPDESPHEVRIPHQLPHAHDGGTA, encoded by the coding sequence GTGACCACCGACGAGACGGGGAACGAGGAGCAGCGGCGGGGCGGCGGCTGGCAGCCGACCCCGCAGGGGGAGTACGACGGCGACGCCACCGCGTTCGTCCAGCTCCCGCCCGACGTGGGCCTGGACGGCATCCCGCTGGAGGCCCCCGGTCACGGCTACGTACCGCCGCACATCCCCGACCCGCACGCCACGGCGCAGTGGGACTTCCACGACGCCCTGGCCTCCGGCCCCGCGACGACCGGCGGCTCCGCGCCGACCGGGCAGTGGGCCGTGCCCGTCGCCCCGGGCGACCTGCCCGAGGAGTCCGGCGAGTACGCCCTCGGGACGCGGGAGCAGACGCAGACGTACGGCGGCGGGCAGCCGTTGGCCGCCTGGGCCGACGGCACCGCCCCGGCGACGCTGCCCGGCGGCGCCGCGGCGCCCTGGGCGGTCCCCGCCCGGCCGGAGCCCACGACGGACACGGCCCCGCCGGAGGGACCGTCACCGGACGCCGGGTACGCCTACGGGACGGACTACGGCACCGACTACGCCACGGGTCACGGCTCCGGCTACGACGGGGACCGGGGCACCGACTACGGCACCGGCCACGGTGCCGACGACGGCGCGGCCTACCTCCCCGGCCACGGACCGCAGGCCCCCGGCACACCGGAGCCGCCCACCTCCGGGACCGCGCCCGACGGGCCGGTGCCGGGGGAGTCAGGCCCCGCCGCACCGGACCACGGCCTGCCTGAGCACGCCGCGCCGGACCACGGCCTGCCTGAGCACGCCGCGCCGGACCACGGCCTGCCTGAGCACGCCGCGCCGGACCACGGCCTGACCCAACACGCCGCACCGGACCACGGCCTGACCCAACACGCCGCACCGGACCACGGCCTGCCCGACCACGGCCTGCCTGAGCACGCCGCACCGGACCACGGCCTGACCCAACACGCCGCACCGGACCACGGCCTGCCCGACCACGGCCTGCCTGAGCACGCCGCGCCGGACCACGGCCTGACCCAACACGCCGCACCGGACCACGGCCTGACCCAACACGCCGCACCGGACCACGGCCTGCCCGACCACGGCCTGCCTGAGCACGCCGCCGCGGACCACGACGTCCCCGGCCCGGACGCGGCCGACCCCGTCGCCGAGCCCCCCGCGACCGCCGGCCCGGAGCAGTACGCCCCCGCGGCCGACCCGGCGTACCCGCACCATGACCCGGACCCGGCCCGGGCCGCCGCCCCAATCGGTACGACGGCCGACGCCCCCGCCACCGCGGACGGCCCCGCGACCGCCGACGCCGCCGCCCCGGACGGTGACCCGGCACCCGAGGCCCAGGCCCTGCCCGAGGCCGAAGCCCTGCCGGAGACCCAGACCCTGCCGGAGCCGGAGCCGGAGCCGGAGCCGGAGCCGGGCCCGGAGCCCGTCCCCGTCGCGACGGGCGACGAGCACCCGCATGTCTCGTACGTCCTGCGTGTCAACGGCGCCGACCGCCCCGTCACCGACGCGTGGATCGGCGAGTCCCTGCTCTACGTCCTGCGCGAGCGCCTCGGCCTCGCCGGCGCCAAGGACGGCTGCTCGCAGGGCGAGTGCGGCGCGTGCAACGTCCAGGTCGACGGACGGCTCGTCGCGTCCTGCCTGGTGCCCGCGGCGACCGCCGCCGGAAGCGAGGTCCGCACCGTCGAGGGCCTGGCCGCCGGCGGCGAACCCTCCGACGTGCAGCGCGCCCTCGCCCGCTGCGGCGCCGTCCAGTGCGGCTTCTGCATCCCGGGCATGGCGATGACCGTGCACGACCTGCTGGAGGGCAACCACGCGCCCAGCGACGTGGAGGCCCGCCAGGCGCTCTCCGGCAACCTGTGCCGCTGCACCGGCTACCAGGGCGCCCTCAGGGCCGTACGGGAGGTCGTCGCCGAGCGCACGGCCGCCCAGCGGACCGGCGGCACCGCGGGCGGCCCGGACGAGTCCCCCCACGAGGTCCGCATCCCGCACCAGCTCCCCCACGCGCACGACGGAGGCACGGCGTGA
- a CDS encoding FAD binding domain-containing protein yields MTTHAPRTAHSVTLPASLDEAVAALTAMPAAVPVAGGTDLMAAVNKGQLRPAGLVGLGRINELRGWQYQDGHALLGAGLTHARMGRPDFAALIPALAAAARAAGPPQIRNAGTLGGNVVTAAPTGDSLPVLAALEADLVVAGPAGGREIPVSHLLAGREMLQPGELVAFVRVPLLHAPQVFLKATGRTGPGRALASVAVVLDPARRAVRCAVGAIAPMPLRPLEAEHWIASLVDWDGERGLTPEALVAFGEYVAAACVPDQPPAADGEEPPPLPPAVLQLRRTVSVLARRALGRALS; encoded by the coding sequence TTGACCACGCACGCACCGCGGACGGCGCACTCCGTCACGCTGCCGGCCTCGCTCGACGAGGCCGTGGCGGCACTCACCGCCATGCCCGCCGCCGTGCCCGTCGCCGGCGGCACCGACCTGATGGCCGCCGTCAACAAGGGGCAGCTGCGCCCCGCCGGCCTCGTCGGCCTCGGCCGCATCAACGAGCTGCGCGGCTGGCAATACCAGGACGGTCACGCCCTGCTCGGCGCCGGCCTGACCCACGCCCGCATGGGCCGCCCCGACTTCGCCGCGCTCATCCCCGCCCTGGCCGCCGCCGCCCGCGCGGCCGGACCGCCGCAGATCCGCAACGCGGGCACCCTCGGCGGCAACGTCGTCACCGCCGCGCCGACCGGCGACTCCCTGCCCGTCCTGGCCGCCCTGGAGGCCGACCTCGTCGTCGCGGGCCCCGCCGGCGGCCGCGAGATCCCCGTCTCGCACCTCCTCGCCGGGCGCGAGATGCTCCAGCCCGGTGAGCTCGTCGCCTTCGTCCGGGTCCCGCTGCTGCACGCCCCGCAGGTGTTCCTCAAGGCGACCGGGCGGACGGGCCCCGGCCGCGCCCTCGCCTCGGTGGCGGTCGTCCTCGACCCGGCGCGCCGCGCGGTGCGCTGCGCGGTCGGCGCGATCGCCCCGATGCCGCTGCGTCCGCTGGAGGCCGAGCACTGGATCGCCTCGCTCGTCGACTGGGACGGCGAGCGGGGGCTGACGCCGGAGGCCCTGGTGGCGTTCGGCGAGTACGTCGCGGCCGCGTGCGTCCCGGACCAGCCGCCGGCCGCCGACGGCGAGGAGCCGCCCCCGCTGCCGCCCGCCGTACTGCAACTGCGCCGCACGGTCTCCGTGCTGGCCCGACGAGCACTGGGGAGGGCGCTGTCGTGA